The genomic region CGGTTCCTCGCGTCGCTGCGCCTGCAGGGCGCGGCCGTGCCGGATCCCGCCGCCTTCCTCGACGCCGCGGTCGCCGCGCTGCCCCGGGACGGCGCGTGGTTCCCGCGCGTCGAGGCGCTCCGCGGACCCGACGGCGACACCGCGCGGCTCCTCGTGCGGCCGGCGCCGGAGCGCACGGCGTCGGTGGTGCTCCGCGACCACGACGGGCCGGATCCGCGCACGATGCCGCGCGTCAAGGGACCGGACCTGCACGCGCTGGGAGCCCTGCGCAGCCGCGCGTCCCGGTACGGCGCGGGCGAGGCGGTGATCCTCGCGGCCGACGGCACGATCGTGGAGGGCGCCTACAGCGCGATCCTGTGGTGGCACGGCGACGCCCTCGCGGTCGTCGAGGGCGACGTGCCGCGGATCCCGAGCGTCACCGAGCGCAGCATCGTCGCCCTGGCGACGGCCCTCGGCGTCGACGTGCTGCACGAGCGTCCGCGGCCGGCTGACCTCGACGGCCGCGAGGTGTGGGCGGTCAGCGCCCTGCACGGGATCCGGCTGGTGCGCGGCTGGATCGACGGCCCGGCCACCGCGGCCGAGCCCGGCCGGGCGCGCGCGTGGCGCACGCGGCTGGATGCGCTGCGGCGCGAGCTGCCCGCGGGCTGACGACGGCGCGTCAGCCCGTCCGGACGCGGTCGCCGGCGACCCGCAGCTCGACCGTCCGGTCCACGAGGTCGCCCGGCACGTCCGTGTGCGTCAGCAGGAGCACCCCGCGGCCGCGGTCGCGCGCGGCCGTCAGCACGTCGCGCAGCACGGCGCGGGCGCGCTCGACGTCGACGTCCGCCGTCGGCTCGTCGAGGACGAGCACCGGGAAGTCGGCGAGCAGGGCCCGTGCCAGGGCGATCCGCTGCGCCTGCCCGCCGGAGACGAGGCCGCCGCGGTCGCCGACGCGCGCGTCGAGGCCGCCCCCCTCGGCCGTCCAGTCCGCGAGGCCCACGCGGGCGAGCACGGCGACGAGCTCGTCGTCCGTCGCGTCGTCGCGCGCGAAGAGCAGGTTCTGCCGGATGCTCGCGTCGAAGAGGTGCGGCGCCTGCTCGCAGAGGCCGACGATCCGCCGCACGGCCGACGTGGGCATCACGCGGGCGTCGCGGCCGTCCAGCTCGTAGTCGCCGCGCGACTCGAGGAAGCGGGCGAGGGCGGCCGCGAGCGACGACTTGCCGGATCCGCTCGGGCCGCGCACGACGACCGTCTCCCCCGGCCGGACCACGAGCGAGACCGGTGCGAGGGCGTCCGCGTCGGCGCCCGGCCAGCGCGTGACCAGGTCCTGGACCTCCAGCGTCGTTCCCGCGGGCGAGGCGTCGGCGGTGACGGGCTCCGCGTCGGCGCCGTCCGGCTCCCGCGGGATCTCGTCGGGCACCGTCTCCGGGACGACCCCCGCCACGCGCTCCGCGCTCGTGCGCACGCGCCGCCAAGCCTGCACCGCGAGCGGGACGGCGGTCGCCTGCTCGACGAGCGCGAGCGGCACGAGCGCGGCCAGCGCGAGCCAGGCGGGATCGAGCGTCCCCGACGCGAGCCCCGGCACGGCCTGCAGGACGGTCCACCCGGCGACCGCGCCCGTGCCGGCGAGCACGACGCCCGTGGTGATGCCCGCGGCCGCGGCGCTGCGGAGCTCCGCGCGCCGGAGGTCGGCGGCAGCGCGGTCGATCGCGGCGAGGCGCGCGTCCACCGCCCCGAACGCGGTCAGCACGTCGAGCCCGCCGATGAGGTCGAGCACCAGATCCTGCAGGCGGGCGCGGAGCGGCGCGATCCGCGTCTCCGCGCGCCCCGCCAGAGCCGTGGTCGCGCCGATCCCGACGACGAGCGCGACCCCGAGCACGACGGCGAGGGCGATCCCCGCCGCCGGGAGCACCGCCCCCACGACCGCGACGCTCGCCGCCTGCACCAGCACCGACACCGCGAGCGGCTGGACGACGCGCAGCGGGAGGTCCTGCAGTCGGTCGACGTCGCCGACGAGGCGGGCGAGGAGATCGCCGCGGCGCGTGTCGCGGAGGCCGGCGGGCGCGAACGGGAGGAGGCGCTCGAAGACGCCCACGCGGAGCGTCGCCAGCGCGCGGAAGGCCGCGTCGTGACTCGTGATGCGCTCGAGGTAGCGGAACGCGGCGCGCCCGAGCGCGAAGGCGCGGACCCCGACGATCGCCATGCCGAGGAACAGGATCGGCGGCTGCTCGGACGCGCGCGTGATGAGCCAGGCCGCGGTCGCGAGGAGCGCGACCGCGCCGACCGCGCTCGCGAGGCCCGCCAGCAGGCCGGGCAGGGCGCGGCGCGCGGGCGGCTGGGCGAGCCGGAGGACGTCGTCGCGGTTCACGGCGCCACCTGCGCGCGCCAGGCGGGCTCCGGCGCGATGCGGGCGGGAGCCACGCGGGCGGCGCCGACCGGTGATGCGACGGCAGCCGGTGCGTCGTCCTCGCCGGATGCCCCGCCCAGCCGCAGCTCGGCGTCCGCCGCCCGCACGAGCGCGCCGCGGTGCGTGACGACCACGACCGCGCGACCCTGGTCGGCGAGCGCGCGGATCCCCGCGGCGAGCCGCTCCTCGGACGCCGCGTCGAGCGCGGAGCTCGGCTCGTCGAGCAGGACGAGCGGGCAGTCGAGCGCGAGCGCGCGGTGCACGGCGCGCGCGACCGCGACCCGCTGGGCCTGACCGCCCGACAGGCCCTGCCCGCCGACGCCGAGGACGAGGTCGGGGTCGATGCCGTCGGCCGCCGCGAGCGCGAGCGCGCGCCGCACGAGCGCGTCGTCGGGATCCGCGACGCCCAGCGCCACGTTGTCGCGCACCGTCCCCGCGACGAGCCCCGGACGCTGTCCCGCCCAGGCGATCTCGGTCGGGACGGGCGGTCGCAGCCCGGCCGCGTCGGCCGCTCCGATCCAGCCCACGGCTCCGCCCGCGGGCAGCTGGCCGAGGATCGCCCCGAGCAGCGAGGACTTGCCGACGCCGCTCGGCCCGGTCACGGCCGTGACGCGGCCCCGCGGGAATCGCGCGGAGACGCCGGAGAGCACGGCGCGGTCGTCGCGCGCGACGGCGAGGTCGCGGATCGCGAGCGCGTCGCCCGCGGGAGGCGTCGCGGTCGCGGGGCCCGGCACGGGACGCGTCGCGCGCGTCGCCCGCTCCTCCTCGAGGATCCCGAGCACGTCGTCGGCGGCCGCGACCCCCTCGGCGGCCGCGTGGAACTGCACGCCCACCTGCCGGATCGGCAGGAAGGCCTCGGGCGCGAGCAGCAGCACGAACAGGCCCACCTCGAGGTCCAGCTGCCCGCCGATGAGGCGCACGCCCACCGACACGGCCACGAGCGCGACCGACAGCGACGCCGCGAGCTCGAGCACGAAGCCGGAGAGGAACGAGATCCGCAGCACCCGCATGGTCTCGACGCGGTACTCCTCCGTGACCCGGCGGATCCGCGCGGTCTGCCGCCGCGCGCGCCCGAAGACCAGGAGCGTCGACAGCCCGTCGACCACCTCGAGGAAACCGGACGCGAGCTCGGTGAGGCGCGACCACTGCCTCCGCTGCACCTCCTGCGTCGCCCACCCGACGAGCACCATGAACACGGGGATCACGGGCAGCGTCACGAGCACGGTCACGCCCGTCAGCGGGTCGGAGAGGAAGAGCACGGCCACGACGATCGGCGTCGCGAGCGCCGTGAGGATGAGCTGCGGCACGTAGCGCGCGAAGTACGGGTCGAGCGCGTCGAGCCCGGGGCCGACGATGGTCGCGAGGCGTCCGCGGCTGCGGCCGGCCGTCCACGCGGGCCCGAGGTCGGCGATCGCCCGGAGCGCGCGCCGGCGCAGCTCGGCCGTGACCCGGGCGGCGCCGCGCGCGCCGGTCACGTCGAGGAGCCAGGCCGCGGCGCCGCGCACGACGCCGGATCCGACCGCCAGCGCGAGCACGGGCGCGAGCGCGGACTGGTCCGCCCCGCCGATCGCCCGCACGACGAGCTGCGTGAGCGACCAGCAGAAGGCGACGAGCGCGGCCGTCTGCACCACGCCCACGACGGCGCCCACGGCGAGCATGGCGCGGGCCGACGCGGAGTGCCGCAGCAGCCGGGGATCCAGGGGCTTCACGGCGCCCCTAGTGCGCGGCCTGGGCGATCACGGCGCGCGTGATGCGCTTCCGGAACACCCAGTACGTCCACGCCTGGTACGCGAGGATCAGCGGCAGCGCGAAGCCCGCGGCCCACGTCATGATCGTGAGCGTGTACGGCGACGACGACGCGTTCTCGAGCGTGAGGCCGTACACCGGGTCGTTCGACGCGGGCATGACGTACGGGTGCAGCGCCGTGAAGAGGCTGGCGACCGCGAGCGCGATGGTGAGGGCGAGCAGCCCGAACGCCCAGCGCTCCCGACCCCGCACGTTGGCGAGGTACGAGCCGACGAGCGCGACGGCCGCCAGCGCGGAGACGAGCCCCGACAGCGCCGACCCGTGCGCGAGCGTCGTCCAGACGAGGAAGGCCGCGGCGATCACGATGGTCACGGCGCCGACGCGCATCGAGAGCAGGCGGGCGCGGGCGCGGATCGGCCCGTCCGTCTTGAGCGCCGCGAACTGCAGCCCGTTGACGAGGAACAGCGACAGCGTCGTGAGCCCGCCGAGGAGCGCGTACGGGTTCAGCAGGTCGAGCGTGGATCCCGTGTAGTCGTGGTTCGCGTCCATCGGCACCCCGCTCACCACGTTCGCGAACACGACGCCCCAGAGGAACGACGGCACGACGGAGCCCACGACGATCATCGCGTCGAACCATCCGCGCCACCGGTCCGACGCCCCCTGGTGCCGGAACTCGAACGAGACCCCGCGGAGGATGAGCGTGATGAGGATCGCGACGAGCAGCAGGTAGAACCCGCTGAACATCGTCGCGTACCACTCGGGGAAGGCCGCGAAGAGCGCGGCGCCCGCGACGATGAGCCACGTCTCGTTGAGGTCCCAGACCGGTCCGATGGTGTTGATGAGCACGCGGCGGTCGGTGTCGTCCTTCGCGAGGAACGGCAGGCTCATGCCCACGCCGAAGTCGAAGCCGTCGAGCACGAAGTAGCCGACGAACAGGAAGGCGATGACGCCGAACCAGAGGGTGGTGAGCTCCATCAGTACACGCTCGCTTCCCGCGCGACCTCGCCCGTGACGGGATCCGGCTCGCGCTCCGGCTCCGGCCCCTTCTGGGCAGCCTTCAGGATGAGGCGGAACTCGACCACCGCGAGCGACCCGTAGACCACGGTGAACGCGACGAGCGAGAGCAGCACCTGGATCCCGGTGACGTTCGGCGAGACCGCGGACGACGTCTGCAGCAGGCTGAATACGATCCAGGGCTGGCGGCCCATCTCCGTGAAGATCCAGCCGACCGTCATCGCGAGCAGCGGCAGCGGGGCGGCCCAGATGGCGGCCTTCCACATCCAGGGCTTCGTGATCCGGCGGCCCCGGCGGGTGAACCAGAGGCCCGCGACCGCGACGCCGATGGCGGCCATGCCGAAGCCCATCATCCAGCGGAACGCCCAGTAGGTGACCCAGATGGTGGGCGTGTAGTCGCCGGGGCCGTAGCTGGCGACGTACTGCGCCTGCAGGTAGTTGATCCCCTGCACGGTGCCGTCGAGCGTGTGCGTGGAGAGGAACGACAGCAGGTACGGGATCCGGATGGAGAACAGCTCGCTCGACCCGTCCGGCGTGCCCCAGGTGAAGAGGGAGAACGAGGCGGCGGCGCCGGACGAGGTGTCGTAGTGCGCCTCGGCGGCGGCCATCTTCATGGGCTGCGTCTGCACCATGGCGAGGCCGAGCTGGTCTCCCGAGAGGATGGTGAGCGCGCCCGAGACGACCATGAACCACATGCCGAACCTCATCGCCGGCATCATCGTCTCGAGGTGCTGGTCGCGCGACAGGTGCCAGGCGGCGACCGAGATGATCACGGCGGCCGCGCACATGAAGGCCGCGAAGATCGTGTGCGGGAACGCGGCGAGGGCGACCTTGTTGGTGAGGAGCGCCCCGATGTCGGTGAGCTCGGCACGTCCCCGGGCCTCGTCGATGCGGTAGCCCACCGGGTTCTGCATGAAGGCGTTGGCCGCGAGGATGAAGTAGGCCGACAGGATCGACGCGACCGACACCACCCAGATGGACGCGAGGTGCAGCCTCTTCGGCAGCTTGTCCCAGCCGAAGATCCACACGCCGATGAACGAGGCCTCGAGGAAGAACGCGAGCAGGCCCTCGAGCGCGAGCGGGGCGCCGAACACGTCGCCGACGAAGCGGGAGTACTCCGACCAGTTCATGCCGAACTGGAACTCCTGCACGATGCCGGTGACGGTGCCCATCGCGAAGTTGATGAGGAAGATCCTCCCGAAGAACCGCGTGAGCCGCAGGTAGTGCTGCTTGCCGGTGCGGACCCAGGCCGTCTGGTACAGCGCGCAGACGAAGGCCATGCCGATCGTGAGCGGCACGAAGAGGAAGTGGTAGACGGTCGTGAGGCCGAACTGCCAGCGGGAGAGGACGAGCGGGTCGAGGAGCTCGTTCACTCGGGGCGACCGCTCGGGCGGCGGCCGGCCGCGTCGGGGGCTGCGGGGCGGGCGTCGGCGGGGTGGTGCTCTGCGGGAACGGGGTGCGGTGTCATGGCGACCGGATGCGCTTCCTGTGGAGGGCGGATCATGCGGGTGGTGAGGCTCCATCGCGACGCCCCGATTCTACGACTTGTAGACGCTCCGCGCGAGCCCGGTGCGCGTATCCGGCCGCGTCGCGTTGGCCGCCCGGCGGCGCGCGCGACACCGGCCGTTCACGCGGCCGGGCGAGGGTCGGATCACGCATCCGGATCGGAGTCGACCCGGTGCGCCCACGCGCGGGGCCGGCACCGGCTCCGCACCCGCCGTCGGCCCTCGGATCCGGCACCGCACCCACCCGCACCGCGCACGTCGACCGAAGGGCCGCCGCCATGACCTCCTCCGCTCCCGCCTCGCCGGCGTCCGACCGCGTCCTCGGATCCGCGACGACCACCGTCCCCTCCGCCGCGGGCGCCCCCGCATCCGCCTTCGTCGCCCTGCTGGTGGCCGACGGCGCGCACCTCACGGAGCGGGTCGCCGAGGCGGCCGACCGCCTCGAGGCCGGAGCGCCCGCGGAGCGCTACGACGCCCGCGCCGCGTCCGCGGAGGACGCGCTCGTCGTGGCCCTCGCGCTCGTGGCGGGCGGGCTCGACGTCCGCGATGCCGCCCAGCACGCCCTCGACGGGGATCCCGCGCCCGTCATCCAGGCGCTGCACTCGCTGGCCGGCCGCGGCGGCGTCGAGCCCTACCTCCTCCGCAACGGCCTGACGGTCGACCAGTTCCACGCGCTGCGCGACGCCGTCGTCGCGGGCGGCGGGCGCGAGCTCGACGAGTCCCAGGACTGATCCGGCGGAGGCCACCGCCCCGATCCACGGGCGCGCCCCTCCTTCTGGGGCCACACCCGCGTGTCCGCATAAATGAGGACCCGGCTAGAGTCGTCCATGAGCGCACGGCCCTTACCCCCCCTGGACCATGCGCTCGCAACCCGACGAGCACGTCCGTCCACTCCCCCCGGATCGGACGGCTCCCGGACCACGGAGATCACCCGTCCCCCGAAGGACCGTGATCCCCGGAGAGGCCCGGCACCCGTGGCGTTCCCGCGCCCCGTGCCGGGCCTCTCGATCGTCCGGCGTGCGATCGCCCGCGGGGACCGGCGCGCGGATCAGCTGGCGGTGCGGCCGTCCGCGTCCTGCTGCGCCTCCGCGTCGTCGACCAGCGGCAGGTGCAGGATGGCGAGGTCGAGCGGGCGGCCGAACTTCCACCCGATGCCGGGCAGCAGCCCCACCCGCCGGAAGCCGAGCCGCTCGTGCAGGCGGATCGATCCCGTGTTGCCGGCCTCGATGTCCGCGAACACGGCGCGCTTCCCTGCCGCCCGCGCGTGCTCGACGACCGCCTCGACGAGCGCGCGGCCGATCCCCTGACCCTGGAAGGCGTCGCGGACGTAGACCGAGTCCTCCACCGAGAAGCGGTAGCCGGACAGGCGGCGCCACGGCCCGTAGGTGCCGTAGCCCGCGAACGCGCCGTCGACCTCGGCGACGAGGATCGGGTCGCCCGCCTCCGTCGTCTCGCGGAACCACCGCTCGCGCTCGGCGCGGTCGACCGGCTCCTCCGTCCAGAGGGCGGTCCCGTGGAGGATCGCGTCGTTGCGGATCGCCAGCAGGTCGTCGACGTCACGGGGCTCGGCGGGGCGGATCCTCATGCCAGCAGGGTAGTGGAGCCGTCGGCGGGCGCCGTGCGGCAGGATCGACGCATGGACCTCACCATCTCGCGGGTCGCGTGGGACGACGACGCCGCGACCTCCCTCCGCGCCGCCCAGCGCGCCGAGCTCGACCTCCGCTACGGCGGCGACACGGAGCCCGGCACGAAGCCCACGGCGGCCGACATGGCCGCGTTCCTCGTGGCGCGCGACGCGGACGGGACGCCCGTCGGCTGCGGCGGGATCCGGCCGCTCGGCGACCGCGGCGACGGGACGCCGTGGGCGGAGCTCAAGCGCATGTACGTGGTGCCCGCCGTGCGCGGCACGGGCGTCGCGACGGCCGTGCTCCGCGCCCTCGAGGACACGGCGCGGGAGCTCGGCGTGGTCGACCTGGTGCTCGAGACCGGCCCCGAGCAGCCCGACGCGATGCGGTTCTACGTGCGCGAGGGCTGGACGGAGATCCCGCGCTTCGGCGCCTACGCCGACTCCGAGGGCTCGCGCTGCTACGCGCTGACGCTCGCGTGATCCGCCGGCTCCGGCTCCTCGCCCTGTCCTCGCACCCGGGGCCGACGGCGACCGTCACGGTGCTCGCCGCGGTGCTCGCGGTCGCGCTCGGCTTCGGACCGGGGCGCGTGGCCGCGGTGGCGCTGGCCGTGGTCCTCGGGCAGCTGTCCATCGGCCTCTCCAACGACTGGATCGACGCCGAGCGCGACCGCAGCGTCGCCCGCGCCGACAAGCCGGTCGCCCGCGGCGAGGTCTCGGTCGGCCTGGTCCGGGCGGCCGCCCTCGTGACGGCGGCGGCGTGCGGCGTGGCGTCGGCCGCGCTCGGGCCCGCCTTCCTCCTCGCGCACGGCGTGCTGGTGGGCGCGGGCTGGGCCTACAACGCCGGGCTCAAGCGCACCGCCGCGAGCGTCGTGCCGTTCGTCGTGGCCTTCGGGATCCTGCCGACGGTGGTCGCCCTCGGCGCCGCGGATCCCGTGCCCGCGGCCGCGTGGGCCATGGCGACCGGCGCGGTGCTCGGCGTCTCCATCCACTTCACCAACGTCCTGCCCGACCTCGAGGACGACGCCCGCACGGGCGTGCGCGGCCTGCCGCACCGGCTCGGGCGCGTGCCGTCGGGCCTCGTCGCGTTCGGGGCGCTGGCGCTGGGGGCGGTCGTCGTCGCCGTCGGTCCCGTGCTGCCGGATCCCGCGCACGCGGTCACCCCGCTCGCGGTCGCCGGGCTCGTCCTGACCCTCGGCATCGCCGCGTGGGGCGCCGTGCGCGTCGTCACCCGGCAGCCCGGGCGCCTGCTGTTCCAGCTGATCATGGCGGCGTCCCTGCTGCTCGTCGCCCAGCTCGCGCTCAACGCGACGCGCCTCACCTGACGCGCGCGCCCGCGTCCCGGCCCATGGCGTAGACGGAGGCGAGCCCG from Clavibacter michiganensis subsp. insidiosus harbors:
- a CDS encoding aminotransferase class IV, whose translation is MSSETILRWTAAGWAAEPADPAGGGIEEARPAGHRVLAADSFLVDDGRVLALDVHRQRFLASLRLQGAAVPDPAAFLDAAVAALPRDGAWFPRVEALRGPDGDTARLLVRPAPERTASVVLRDHDGPDPRTMPRVKGPDLHALGALRSRASRYGAGEAVILAADGTIVEGAYSAILWWHGDALAVVEGDVPRIPSVTERSIVALATALGVDVLHERPRPADLDGREVWAVSALHGIRLVRGWIDGPATAAEPGRARAWRTRLDALRRELPAG
- a CDS encoding GNAT family N-acetyltransferase: MRIRPAEPRDVDDLLAIRNDAILHGTALWTEEPVDRAERERWFRETTEAGDPILVAEVDGAFAGYGTYGPWRRLSGYRFSVEDSVYVRDAFQGQGIGRALVEAVVEHARAAGKRAVFADIEAGNTGSIRLHERLGFRRVGLLPGIGWKFGRPLDLAILHLPLVDDAEAQQDADGRTAS
- a CDS encoding cytochrome ubiquinol oxidase subunit I produces the protein MNELLDPLVLSRWQFGLTTVYHFLFVPLTIGMAFVCALYQTAWVRTGKQHYLRLTRFFGRIFLINFAMGTVTGIVQEFQFGMNWSEYSRFVGDVFGAPLALEGLLAFFLEASFIGVWIFGWDKLPKRLHLASIWVVSVASILSAYFILAANAFMQNPVGYRIDEARGRAELTDIGALLTNKVALAAFPHTIFAAFMCAAAVIISVAAWHLSRDQHLETMMPAMRFGMWFMVVSGALTILSGDQLGLAMVQTQPMKMAAAEAHYDTSSGAAASFSLFTWGTPDGSSELFSIRIPYLLSFLSTHTLDGTVQGINYLQAQYVASYGPGDYTPTIWVTYWAFRWMMGFGMAAIGVAVAGLWFTRRGRRITKPWMWKAAIWAAPLPLLAMTVGWIFTEMGRQPWIVFSLLQTSSAVSPNVTGIQVLLSLVAFTVVYGSLAVVEFRLILKAAQKGPEPEREPDPVTGEVAREASVY
- the cydD gene encoding thiol reductant ABC exporter subunit CydD, which gives rise to MKPLDPRLLRHSASARAMLAVGAVVGVVQTAALVAFCWSLTQLVVRAIGGADQSALAPVLALAVGSGVVRGAAAWLLDVTGARGAARVTAELRRRALRAIADLGPAWTAGRSRGRLATIVGPGLDALDPYFARYVPQLILTALATPIVVAVLFLSDPLTGVTVLVTLPVIPVFMVLVGWATQEVQRRQWSRLTELASGFLEVVDGLSTLLVFGRARRQTARIRRVTEEYRVETMRVLRISFLSGFVLELAASLSVALVAVSVGVRLIGGQLDLEVGLFVLLLAPEAFLPIRQVGVQFHAAAEGVAAADDVLGILEEERATRATRPVPGPATATPPAGDALAIRDLAVARDDRAVLSGVSARFPRGRVTAVTGPSGVGKSSLLGAILGQLPAGGAVGWIGAADAAGLRPPVPTEIAWAGQRPGLVAGTVRDNVALGVADPDDALVRRALALAAADGIDPDLVLGVGGQGLSGGQAQRVAVARAVHRALALDCPLVLLDEPSSALDAASEERLAAGIRALADQGRAVVVVTHRGALVRAADAELRLGGASGEDDAPAAVASPVGAARVAPARIAPEPAWRAQVAP
- the cydB gene encoding cytochrome d ubiquinol oxidase subunit II, whose amino-acid sequence is MELTTLWFGVIAFLFVGYFVLDGFDFGVGMSLPFLAKDDTDRRVLINTIGPVWDLNETWLIVAGAALFAAFPEWYATMFSGFYLLLVAILITLILRGVSFEFRHQGASDRWRGWFDAMIVVGSVVPSFLWGVVFANVVSGVPMDANHDYTGSTLDLLNPYALLGGLTTLSLFLVNGLQFAALKTDGPIRARARLLSMRVGAVTIVIAAAFLVWTTLAHGSALSGLVSALAAVALVGSYLANVRGRERWAFGLLALTIALAVASLFTALHPYVMPASNDPVYGLTLENASSSPYTLTIMTWAAGFALPLILAYQAWTYWVFRKRITRAVIAQAAH
- the cydC gene encoding thiol reductant ABC exporter subunit CydC is translated as MNRDDVLRLAQPPARRALPGLLAGLASAVGAVALLATAAWLITRASEQPPILFLGMAIVGVRAFALGRAAFRYLERITSHDAAFRALATLRVGVFERLLPFAPAGLRDTRRGDLLARLVGDVDRLQDLPLRVVQPLAVSVLVQAASVAVVGAVLPAAGIALAVVLGVALVVGIGATTALAGRAETRIAPLRARLQDLVLDLIGGLDVLTAFGAVDARLAAIDRAAADLRRAELRSAAAAGITTGVVLAGTGAVAGWTVLQAVPGLASGTLDPAWLALAALVPLALVEQATAVPLAVQAWRRVRTSAERVAGVVPETVPDEIPREPDGADAEPVTADASPAGTTLEVQDLVTRWPGADADALAPVSLVVRPGETVVVRGPSGSGKSSLAAALARFLESRGDYELDGRDARVMPTSAVRRIVGLCEQAPHLFDASIRQNLLFARDDATDDELVAVLARVGLADWTAEGGGLDARVGDRGGLVSGGQAQRIALARALLADFPVLVLDEPTADVDVERARAVLRDVLTAARDRGRGVLLLTHTDVPGDLVDRTVELRVAGDRVRTG
- a CDS encoding UbiA family prenyltransferase, with the translated sequence MIRRLRLLALSSHPGPTATVTVLAAVLAVALGFGPGRVAAVALAVVLGQLSIGLSNDWIDAERDRSVARADKPVARGEVSVGLVRAAALVTAAACGVASAALGPAFLLAHGVLVGAGWAYNAGLKRTAASVVPFVVAFGILPTVVALGAADPVPAAAWAMATGAVLGVSIHFTNVLPDLEDDARTGVRGLPHRLGRVPSGLVAFGALALGAVVVAVGPVLPDPAHAVTPLAVAGLVLTLGIAAWGAVRVVTRQPGRLLFQLIMAASLLLVAQLALNATRLT
- a CDS encoding GNAT family N-acetyltransferase, with the protein product MDLTISRVAWDDDAATSLRAAQRAELDLRYGGDTEPGTKPTAADMAAFLVARDADGTPVGCGGIRPLGDRGDGTPWAELKRMYVVPAVRGTGVATAVLRALEDTARELGVVDLVLETGPEQPDAMRFYVREGWTEIPRFGAYADSEGSRCYALTLA